Proteins from a genomic interval of Musa acuminata AAA Group cultivar baxijiao chromosome BXJ1-9, Cavendish_Baxijiao_AAA, whole genome shotgun sequence:
- the LOC103997955 gene encoding annexin Gh1 has translation MATIKVPEISSMATIKVPEISSMATIKVPATVPSPAEDCDQLRKAFQGWGTNERLIISILAHRTAAQRRAIRATYAETYGEELLKSLEDEISGDFERAVLLWTLDPADRDAQLANEALRGWNPSNRVLIEIACTRNSGELFDVRRAYHLRYKRSLEEDVAKHTTGDFRKLLVPLVSSYRYEGIEVSGKLVKSEAKMLHEKITEKAYSHEELIRIFTTRSKAQLIATINHYKNEYGKPINKDLKSDPKNEFLAALRAIIRCTFCPERYLEKVIRLAIKGLGTDENSLTRIITTRAEVDLKAIETAYYKRNSVSLKQAIKDDTSGDYKAMLTALLGHDDA, from the exons ATGGCGACCATCAAGGTTCCGGAAATCTCATCCATGGCGACAATCAAGGTTCCGGAAATCTCATCCATGGCGACAATCAAGGTTCCGGCCACCGTCCCTTCCCCCGCTGAGGACTGCGACCAGCTGCGGAAGGCATTCCAAG GTTGGGGCACGAACGAGCGCCTGATCATCTCGATCTTGGCGCACCGCACGGCCGCCCAGCGCCGCGCCATCCGCGCCACCTACGCGGAGACCTACGGCGAGGAGCTTCTCAAGTCACTGGAAGATGAGATCTCCGGCGACTTCGAG AGGGCGGTGCTGCTGTGGACGCTGGATCCGGCGGATCGGGACGCCCAGCTGGCAAACGAAGCGCTGCGGGGATGGAATCCGAGCAACCGCGTGCTGATCGAGATCGCGTGCACGAGGAACTCCGGCGAACTCTTTGATGTGAGGCGAGCCTACCATCTGCGGTACAAGCGATCCCTCGAGGAGGATGTGGCCAAGCATACCACCGGAGATTTCCGTAAG CTTTTGGTGCCACTTGTAAGCTCATACCGCTATGAGGGAATAGAGGTGAGTGGAAAATTGGTAAAATCAGAGGCTAAGATGCTGCATGaaaagatcactgagaaggcttacAGCCATGAAGAACTCATTAGGATTTTCACTACAAGAAGCAAAGCTCAGTTGATTGCAACAATAAACCATTACAAAAATGAGTATGGTAAACCAATTAACAAG GATTTAAAATCTGATCCTAAAAACGAGTTCCTCGCTGCATTAAGGGCGATCATACGTTGCACATTCTGTCCAGAGAGATACTTGGAGAAGGTAATCCGGTTGGCTATAAAAGGTTTAGGAACTGATGAGAATTCTCTTACTCGAATAATTACTACTCGTGCGGAGGTTGATCTGAAGGCGATAGAGACAGCCTACTACAAAAGGAACAGTGTGTCACTTAAACAAGCGATCAAGGATGACACTTCGGGAGACTACAAAGCAATGCTCACTGCGCTGCTAGGACATGATGATGCTTAA
- the LOC135594531 gene encoding uncharacterized protein LOC135594531 encodes MDCIILVNAYTWGPVANCPGVIEALCNIARSSDDWQYMAIDCLLWLLEDQSTSNKVIDKAAPALTDLAEISALGDHKRLGDIIVNVLQERCQAQGTARNYISSRTKEQIDELLSSRQRIKWEKNMPKEDLQIKQAAALVVKLEGNSLFPSGDISGAASKYSEALALCPMKSKKERLVLYSNRAQCYLLLQQPLAAICDATRALCLHNPPNRHAKSLWRRAQAYDMLGLVKESLLDAILFINECSKSNDPDLSLRHNKVPDYAERLVKKQMHAAWLFREAAIKHGGIPTEDGSGDVYGPEADDSEWETASESDVENGGQEADDNEENDDIRKDMYDKSTAKGIKLIFG; translated from the exons ATGGACTGCATCATCCTAGTTAACGCTTACACCTG GGGTCCTGTTGCTAACTGTCCTGGTGTTATCGAAGCACTATGTAACATTGCTCGATCATCAGATGACTGGCAGTATATGGCTATCGACTGTCTTCTTTGGTTACTTGAAGACCAGAGCACTTCAAACAAG GTGATAGATAAGGCAGCTCCGGCACTCACAGATTTAGCAGAAATTTCTGCTCTTGGTGATCATAAAAGATTAGGAGACATCATTGTTAATGTCCTTCAAGAACGCTGCCAGGCACAAGGGACAGCACGCAACTATATCAGCAGTCGTACAAAAGAACAGATTGATGAGCTTTTGAGCTCGAGGCAGAGAATAAAATGGGAGAAGAACATGCCAAAGGAGGATCTCCAAATAAAACAAGCTGCAGCATTGGTTGTTAAGCTCGAAGGAAACTCTTTATTCCCTTCAGGAGATATTTCAGGGGCTGCATCAAAATACTCTGAAGCTTTGGCACTGTGTCCAATGAAGTCCAAAAAGGAAAGACTTGTCTTGTACAGCAATAGGGCTCAGTGTTATCTTCTCTTGCAGCAGCCACTGGCAGCCATATGTGATGCTACACGAGCGTTGTGCCTACATAACCCTCCTAATCGTCATGCAAAAAGCttatggagaagagcccaagcataTGATATGCTTGGATTGGTGAAGGAGAGCTTGTTAGATGCCATTCTTTTCATTAATGAGTGCTCTAAGTCTAATGATCCTGACCTTTCTTTAAGGCACAACAAAGTTCCTGATTATGCTGAAAGGTTAGTGAAGAAGCAGATGCATGCTGCATGGTTATTCAGAGAAGCAGCTATTAAGCATGGGGGCATTCCTACCGAGGATGGATCTGGAGATGTCTATGGCCCAGAAGCTGATGATTCTGAGTGGGAAACGGCTAGTGAAAGTGATGTAGAAAATGGTGGACAGGAAGCAGATGACAATGAAGAGAATGATGACATCCGGAAGGATATGTATGACAAGTCAACTGCAAAAGGTATCAAACTGATCTTTGGATAG